Proteins from a genomic interval of Lycium ferocissimum isolate CSIRO_LF1 chromosome 2, AGI_CSIRO_Lferr_CH_V1, whole genome shotgun sequence:
- the LOC132035019 gene encoding protein CHAPERONE-LIKE PROTEIN OF POR1, chloroplastic isoform X1 — protein MATSGLAASPIKYCLHLPVQCPGLREKRVSASILGRSRSCCTGSTQKYHPRRMPIVKCAMEASFGGSTDDSAAIFPRINVKDPYKRLGINKEASEDEIQAARNFLIQRYAGHKPSVDAIEAAHDKIIMQKFYDRKNPKIDINKKVREMKQSRFVQAVTSRFRTPATKFIVKTSIAFIVLGALTVLFPTEEGPTLQVAISLITAIYFIHDRLKSKLRAFLYGAGAFIFSWLLGTFLMVSVVPPILKGPMSLEVTTSLITYVLLWISSTYLI, from the exons ATGGCAACATCAGGATTAGCTGCTAGTCCTATAAAATACTGTCTCCACTTACCTGTACAATGTCCAGGGTTGCGTGAGAAGAGAGTTTCAGCTTCTATCTTAGGGAGATCAAG AAGTTGCTGTACTGGTTCTACACAGAAGTATCACCCAAGAAGAATGCCTATAGTCAAGTGTGCAATGGAAGCTTCTTTTGGTGGTTCTACCGATGACTCTGCTG CTATCTTTCCGAGAATCAATGTGAAGGACCCATACAAACGACTTGGAATTAACAAGGAAGCTTCTGAGGATGAAATCCAAGCTGCTAGGAACTTCCTAATACAAAGATATGCTGGTCATAAACCAAGCGTGGATGCAATTGAAGCTGCCCatgataaaataataatgcaGAAATTCTACGATAGAAAGAACCCAAAAATTGATATTAACAAGAAAGTCAGGGAAATGAAACAATCTCGCTTTGTACAGGCTGTCACTAGCAGGTTTAGGACACCAGCTACAAAGTTCATTGTGAAAACTTCCATTGCTTTCATAGTCCTTGGAGCTCTCACAGTTCTCTTTCCCACTGAAGAAGGTCCAACCCTTCAAGTTGCCATTTCCCTCATCACTGccatatatttcattcatgATCGGTTAAAGAGCAAACTTCGAGCTTTTCTATATGG AGCTGGTGCTTTTATTTTCTCTTGGCTTTTGGGGACATTCTTGATGGTGTCTGTGGTTCCTCCCATACTGAAAGGGCCAATGAGTTTGGAGGTGACAACTTCACTGATTACGTATGTACTTTTGTGGATTTCTTCTACTTACCTCATATAG
- the LOC132035019 gene encoding protein CHAPERONE-LIKE PROTEIN OF POR1, chloroplastic isoform X2: MATSGLAASPIKYCLHLPVQCPGLREKRVSASILGRSSCCTGSTQKYHPRRMPIVKCAMEASFGGSTDDSAAIFPRINVKDPYKRLGINKEASEDEIQAARNFLIQRYAGHKPSVDAIEAAHDKIIMQKFYDRKNPKIDINKKVREMKQSRFVQAVTSRFRTPATKFIVKTSIAFIVLGALTVLFPTEEGPTLQVAISLITAIYFIHDRLKSKLRAFLYGAGAFIFSWLLGTFLMVSVVPPILKGPMSLEVTTSLITYVLLWISSTYLI, translated from the exons ATGGCAACATCAGGATTAGCTGCTAGTCCTATAAAATACTGTCTCCACTTACCTGTACAATGTCCAGGGTTGCGTGAGAAGAGAGTTTCAGCTTCTATCTTAGGGAGATCAAG TTGCTGTACTGGTTCTACACAGAAGTATCACCCAAGAAGAATGCCTATAGTCAAGTGTGCAATGGAAGCTTCTTTTGGTGGTTCTACCGATGACTCTGCTG CTATCTTTCCGAGAATCAATGTGAAGGACCCATACAAACGACTTGGAATTAACAAGGAAGCTTCTGAGGATGAAATCCAAGCTGCTAGGAACTTCCTAATACAAAGATATGCTGGTCATAAACCAAGCGTGGATGCAATTGAAGCTGCCCatgataaaataataatgcaGAAATTCTACGATAGAAAGAACCCAAAAATTGATATTAACAAGAAAGTCAGGGAAATGAAACAATCTCGCTTTGTACAGGCTGTCACTAGCAGGTTTAGGACACCAGCTACAAAGTTCATTGTGAAAACTTCCATTGCTTTCATAGTCCTTGGAGCTCTCACAGTTCTCTTTCCCACTGAAGAAGGTCCAACCCTTCAAGTTGCCATTTCCCTCATCACTGccatatatttcattcatgATCGGTTAAAGAGCAAACTTCGAGCTTTTCTATATGG AGCTGGTGCTTTTATTTTCTCTTGGCTTTTGGGGACATTCTTGATGGTGTCTGTGGTTCCTCCCATACTGAAAGGGCCAATGAGTTTGGAGGTGACAACTTCACTGATTACGTATGTACTTTTGTGGATTTCTTCTACTTACCTCATATAG